One Telluria mixta DNA window includes the following coding sequences:
- a CDS encoding N,N-dimethylformamidase beta subunit family domain-containing protein, with translation MIRAYPGRASVLPGATLHLHVSTDSRRFRVTFYRWSDGPVEMLRSDWLPGAWADDAAPDADWNWPAHAFPIPPDWPSAVYIADLEEEGRKTTFDLARGHGTALFVVRPRSRGRGMLYKLPLATYHAYNASGGGCFYVHPPRSITPPGARISLRRPGGGIGGPVWCAADHYDVASPRQTFAHWDARFIRWLARNGYRADFCTDLDIHADPTLLAGYRLLVSAGHDEYWSTATRDAVEDFVSSGGNLAFFAGNVCWWRIHVVDDGTAIVCHQGGPHGARDHWWSPRGAARPEDGLSGASYRHGGGWWDGPRRSGGYRVQQPDHWIFTETGLARGDALGRQSWPPLAGYECDGVPLDVFDADHGALLSAWSDEDGTPDGYALLAAARLGPDWQELPARARHAAGEGIHTAAMGLFTRNGTVFSAGTTDWAQVLDAGRDRQLERVTRNVLDGLLRR, from the coding sequence ATGATCCGTGCGTATCCAGGACGGGCCAGCGTGCTGCCCGGCGCCACGCTGCACCTGCACGTGTCGACCGACAGCCGCCGCTTCCGCGTCACGTTCTACCGCTGGAGCGACGGACCGGTCGAGATGCTGCGCAGCGACTGGCTGCCCGGCGCATGGGCGGACGATGCCGCGCCGGACGCGGACTGGAACTGGCCAGCCCATGCCTTTCCGATTCCACCGGACTGGCCCTCGGCCGTCTACATCGCCGACCTCGAAGAGGAAGGACGCAAGACCACGTTCGATCTGGCACGCGGCCACGGGACTGCCCTGTTCGTGGTGCGTCCACGATCAAGGGGACGCGGCATGCTTTATAAACTGCCGCTGGCCACGTACCACGCCTATAACGCCAGCGGTGGCGGTTGCTTCTATGTCCACCCGCCGCGTTCGATCACGCCGCCCGGTGCACGTATCTCGCTGCGTCGTCCCGGCGGCGGTATCGGCGGGCCCGTGTGGTGCGCCGCCGACCATTACGATGTCGCATCGCCCCGCCAGACGTTTGCCCATTGGGACGCGCGCTTCATCCGCTGGCTGGCGCGCAATGGCTACCGCGCGGACTTTTGCACGGACCTCGACATCCACGCCGACCCGACGCTGCTCGCGGGCTACCGCCTGCTGGTGTCGGCCGGCCATGACGAATACTGGAGCACCGCGACGCGCGACGCCGTCGAGGACTTCGTCTCCAGCGGCGGCAATCTCGCGTTCTTCGCTGGCAATGTGTGCTGGTGGCGCATCCACGTCGTCGATGACGGGACGGCCATCGTCTGCCACCAGGGCGGCCCGCATGGCGCCCGCGACCACTGGTGGTCACCCCGCGGCGCCGCGCGTCCCGAAGACGGCTTGAGCGGCGCCAGCTACCGGCATGGCGGCGGCTGGTGGGATGGCCCGCGCAGGTCCGGCGGCTACCGCGTCCAGCAGCCGGATCACTGGATCTTCACGGAGACCGGCCTGGCACGCGGCGACGCGCTCGGGCGGCAGAGCTGGCCGCCGCTGGCGGGCTATGAATGCGACGGCGTCCCACTCGACGTCTTCGATGCCGACCATGGCGCATTGCTGTCGGCCTGGTCGGACGAGGACGGCACGCCGGACGGCTACGCATTGCTGGCAGCAGCGCGGCTGGGCCCCGACTGGCAGGAACTGCCGGCACGCGCACGCCACGCCGCCGGCGAAGGCATCCACACGGCCGCCATGGGCCTGTTCACGCGCAACGGCACCGTGTTTTCTGCCGGAACCACCGACTGGGCGCAAGTCCTCGACGCCGGCCGGGATCGCCAACTGGAGCGCGTCACGCGCAACGTCCTCGATGGCCTGTTGCGCAGATAA
- a CDS encoding carbamoyltransferase family protein, translating to MSVMNDVPVVLGINRTQDASACLMQGSKLPWAIQKERLTRHKHHWGRPGDVSDHYGPRLPWPERPIDIVVECFSCDDEARHQARYDAELGATLRLAPGCRHARISHHLAHLYSVFHPSPFREAAVMVIDGQGSPVADLTDHWSGATYVPGDWREVASFYRADRERVHCIGKHLWDRDDMRLVGLGMFYFLLTQAIFPGEGNEGKVMGLAPHGQPHALGLPPLTVEGGQVTLPAAWREILRDHERFRYGQPGVTFADCANLAAAGQRAFEDAILAVARWLHAETGLDNLCFAGGTALNCSANERLLRETPFKQVFIPPAPGDAGTALGCALYGLTELAGAGCAYRWTHDYLGPVPQHHDIEAALADRDDLHIIHLPDADALCSHMLDLLCRGRVLALYQGGSEFGPRALGHRSILADPRQAEVRDWINARVKQREWFRPLAPVVLAERAAEYFDLPRDSPFMQFAAPVVPGMMARVPAITHVDGSARLQTVGPDDDPLLRRLLTGFDARTGVPVLLNTSFNGKDEPIVETPEEALASFRRMPLHALAIPPFLVTKRIEPELPA from the coding sequence ATGAGCGTGATGAACGATGTTCCCGTCGTGCTCGGTATTAACCGGACCCAGGACGCCAGTGCCTGCCTGATGCAGGGCTCCAAGCTGCCGTGGGCCATCCAGAAGGAACGGCTCACGCGCCACAAGCACCATTGGGGCCGGCCGGGCGACGTCAGCGACCATTACGGACCGCGCCTGCCGTGGCCGGAGCGGCCCATCGACATCGTGGTCGAATGCTTTTCGTGCGACGATGAAGCGCGCCACCAGGCCCGGTACGACGCGGAGCTCGGCGCGACGCTGCGCCTCGCCCCTGGCTGCCGGCATGCACGCATCTCGCACCACCTGGCGCACCTATACAGCGTGTTCCACCCATCGCCCTTCCGCGAGGCCGCCGTCATGGTCATCGACGGCCAGGGGAGCCCGGTCGCAGACCTCACCGACCACTGGAGCGGCGCGACATACGTGCCGGGCGACTGGCGCGAAGTCGCCTCGTTCTACCGCGCCGACCGCGAACGCGTGCACTGCATCGGCAAGCACCTGTGGGACCGGGACGACATGCGCCTCGTCGGCCTCGGCATGTTTTATTTCCTGCTGACGCAGGCCATCTTTCCCGGCGAAGGCAACGAAGGCAAGGTGATGGGGCTCGCCCCGCATGGCCAGCCGCATGCGCTGGGCCTGCCGCCGCTGACCGTCGAAGGCGGGCAGGTGACGTTGCCGGCGGCCTGGCGCGAGATCCTGCGTGACCACGAACGGTTCCGCTACGGCCAGCCGGGCGTCACCTTCGCCGATTGCGCCAACCTGGCGGCCGCGGGCCAGCGCGCCTTCGAGGATGCCATCCTGGCGGTGGCCCGCTGGCTGCATGCGGAGACGGGGCTGGACAACCTGTGCTTCGCCGGCGGCACGGCGCTGAACTGTTCGGCCAACGAGCGCCTGTTGCGGGAAACGCCGTTCAAACAGGTCTTCATTCCGCCCGCGCCGGGCGATGCCGGCACGGCGCTGGGCTGCGCACTGTACGGCCTCACGGAACTGGCCGGCGCCGGCTGCGCCTACCGCTGGACCCATGACTACCTGGGTCCCGTCCCGCAACATCACGACATCGAAGCCGCCCTGGCCGACCGCGACGACCTTCACATCATCCACCTGCCTGATGCCGACGCCCTATGCAGCCACATGCTCGACCTGCTGTGCCGGGGCCGCGTGCTCGCCCTGTACCAGGGAGGCAGCGAATTCGGCCCGCGCGCCCTGGGCCACCGCAGCATCCTGGCCGATCCGCGCCAGGCCGAAGTCCGCGACTGGATCAATGCGCGCGTCAAGCAGCGCGAGTGGTTCCGCCCGCTGGCACCCGTCGTGCTCGCGGAGCGGGCCGCCGAGTATTTCGACCTGCCCCGTGACTCACCTTTCATGCAGTTCGCCGCGCCGGTCGTACCAGGCATGATGGCGCGCGTACCGGCCATCACCCACGTGGACGGCAGCGCGCGCCTGCAGACCGTCGGCCCGGACGACGACCCGCTGCTGCGCCGCCTGCTGACGGGCTTCGATGCGCGCACGGGCGTGCCGGTCCTGCTGAACACGTCGTTCAACGGCAAGGACGAACCGATCGTGGAAACGCCGGAGGAAGCGCTCGCGTCGTTCCGCCGCATGCCGCTGCACGCCCTCGCGATACCGCCCTTCCTCGTGACCAAACGGATCGAACCGGAGCTGCCCGCATGA
- the nudC gene encoding NAD(+) diphosphatase translates to MLQTPASFTPLMAPQQDAAPLSFVFHGGRLLVREVDLGLPDEAAVRSLALDPPRLQPVGLLDNRYCQTAWVDDEALAPPGYAWRGLRSLFGEFDEGHLGVAARACQIAEWARTHRFCGACGSGTVLAAGERCFKCANCGHMAYPRISPAMMVLIRNGDKVLLALHTQSAVKRFVPLAGFLEAGETIEEAVHREVFEEVGLRVHNLRYFGSQSWPFPHSLMIAFTADYLDGDIRTDPNEISEARWFGPGDEWPERVPHVSISSMLVDSHRPPGR, encoded by the coding sequence ATGCTCCAGACGCCCGCCTCGTTCACGCCCCTGATGGCTCCGCAGCAGGATGCCGCCCCGCTGTCCTTCGTCTTCCACGGCGGGCGGCTGCTCGTGCGCGAGGTCGACCTCGGCCTGCCCGACGAGGCCGCGGTGCGCAGCCTCGCGCTCGACCCGCCGCGCCTGCAGCCGGTGGGCCTGCTGGATAACCGTTATTGCCAGACCGCCTGGGTCGACGATGAAGCCCTGGCGCCGCCCGGCTATGCGTGGCGTGGGTTGCGCTCGCTGTTCGGCGAGTTCGACGAAGGGCACCTCGGCGTGGCCGCGCGCGCCTGCCAGATCGCCGAATGGGCGCGCACCCACCGCTTCTGCGGCGCCTGCGGCAGCGGCACCGTGCTGGCGGCGGGGGAGCGCTGCTTCAAGTGCGCGAACTGCGGGCACATGGCCTATCCGCGTATCTCGCCGGCGATGATGGTCCTGATCCGCAACGGCGACAAGGTGCTGCTGGCGCTGCATACGCAATCCGCGGTAAAACGCTTCGTGCCGCTGGCCGGCTTCCTGGAAGCGGGCGAGACGATCGAGGAAGCCGTGCACCGCGAAGTGTTCGAGGAAGTCGGCCTGCGCGTGCACAACCTGCGCTATTTCGGCAGCCAGTCGTGGCCGTTCCCGCACTCGCTGATGATCGCATTCACGGCCGATTACCTGGACGGCGACATCCGTACCGACCCCAACGAGATCAGCGAGGCGCGCTGGTTCGGCCCGGGTGACGAATGGCCGGAGCGCGTGCCGCACGTCTCGATCTCGAGCATGCTGGTCGACAGCCACCGGCCGCCGGGACGCTGA
- the folE gene encoding GTP cyclohydrolase I FolE, which produces MSDKEVFTENDWRRLLVSLGEDPNRSGLHETPARVAKAWKHWTSGYDQDPVEILKAFEDGAEEYNELIVVRGIPVYSHCEHHLAPFFGKATVGYLPNGKIVGLSKLTRLVDVFSKRLQVQERLTVQIANTLMEVLEPKAVGVVIKCRHMCMESRGIRTPGEETITSTLLGELQPNLALRTEFLSLARD; this is translated from the coding sequence ATGTCTGACAAAGAAGTCTTCACCGAGAACGACTGGCGCCGCCTGCTGGTAAGCCTTGGCGAAGATCCCAACCGCTCCGGCCTGCACGAGACGCCCGCGCGTGTCGCCAAGGCCTGGAAACACTGGACTTCCGGCTACGACCAGGATCCGGTCGAGATCCTCAAGGCGTTCGAAGACGGCGCCGAGGAATACAACGAATTGATCGTCGTGCGCGGCATTCCGGTCTACAGCCATTGCGAACACCACCTGGCGCCGTTCTTCGGCAAGGCGACGGTGGGCTATCTGCCGAACGGCAAGATCGTCGGGCTGTCGAAGCTGACGCGTCTCGTCGACGTGTTTTCCAAGCGCCTGCAGGTGCAGGAACGCTTGACGGTCCAGATCGCCAACACGCTGATGGAAGTGCTGGAACCGAAGGCCGTGGGCGTGGTCATCAAGTGCCGCCACATGTGCATGGAGAGCCGCGGCATCCGCACGCCGGGCGAGGAAACCATCACGTCGACCCTGCTGGGCGAACTGCAGCCGAACCTGGCGCTGCGCACCGAGTTCCTGTCGCTGGCCCGCGACTGA